Proteins found in one Candidatus Nitrosopelagicus brevis genomic segment:
- a CDS encoding HpcH/HpaI aldolase/citrate lyase family protein — protein sequence MTNLFRSLVFVPGNNPRFLEKAKSLSGDIVCFDLEDSVPDKEKQNARTLIAKKLKERKDFKASVFARTNSPQSGKVPSDLEKIVQKGLDGIVIPKVDSAKELKKIEKIISSLEKKRKLKTIRIIPSIESALGVINCYEIASASKRIDAIVFGIFDLLNDMQIEYTKGNPVGGKYSRYRVPVAAAAAGIPAIDGIWQEIKDKKGLEQDCKLGKELGYSGKSIIHPDQIETTHKIFHPNSSEITWSKLVVKEYEKSTKKGRGAIVVDGKMIDEVHYKRAKALLEII from the coding sequence ATGACAAATCTTTTTCGAAGTCTAGTTTTTGTACCAGGAAATAATCCACGATTCTTAGAAAAGGCAAAATCACTTTCTGGTGATATTGTCTGTTTTGATTTAGAAGATTCTGTACCTGATAAAGAAAAACAAAATGCCAGAACTTTAATCGCAAAAAAATTAAAAGAACGCAAAGATTTCAAAGCATCTGTTTTTGCTCGAACTAATTCTCCACAATCTGGAAAAGTTCCTAGTGATTTAGAAAAAATTGTTCAGAAGGGGCTTGATGGTATAGTAATTCCTAAAGTTGACTCAGCAAAAGAACTCAAAAAAATTGAAAAAATCATCTCAAGCTTGGAAAAGAAAAGAAAATTAAAAACAATACGTATAATTCCTTCTATAGAGTCTGCTTTGGGCGTGATTAATTGTTATGAAATTGCTTCTGCAAGTAAAAGAATTGATGCTATTGTATTTGGAATTTTTGATTTACTTAATGACATGCAGATTGAATATACAAAAGGAAATCCAGTTGGTGGAAAATATTCCAGATACAGAGTGCCTGTTGCAGCAGCTGCAGCAGGAATACCTGCAATAGATGGAATTTGGCAAGAAATTAAAGACAAAAAAGGTTTAGAACAAGATTGCAAACTTGGAAAAGAATTAGGATATTCTGGCAAAAGTATAATTCATCCTGACCAAATTGAAACAACTCATAAAATATTTCATCCAAATTCATCAGAAATTACTTGGTCAAAATTGGTAGTAAAAGAATATGAAAAATCAACAAAGAAAGGAAGAGGCGCAATTGTAGTTGATGGAAAAATGATTGATGAAGTTCATTACAAACGAGCAAAAGCGCTGCTTGAAATAATCTAA
- a CDS encoding phosphate uptake regulator PhoU, translating into MADRDQIRKIQFTGKSSYIVSLPKDWIKDQGLKQGDQVTVGRNGSTILEVKPVSFGKTSVDESSNLIISPEDEKSTIVRKLIALYFLNSKTINVKPKTGTRISPTHRIAIRNAVKKVLMGTEITADSTDGITVQVLINLVELSVDGAFKRMLSMAKSMQTDALLSLKEGNDELAQEVINSDDDVDRFGFYIIRQLTIAIENQHMLEEMGFKNSRDCLGYRVIVKNIERIGDHAVTLAQDAIDIKKPIKGKIMTNIEKMNDFALTAIDNTCLALFKNDYLEAENAIKESNNIKKYEDDVLKALEQSKNSAEIFRVRRIAENIRRIAEYASDIGEIVVNMNIEKVTKKN; encoded by the coding sequence ATGGCAGATAGAGACCAAATTAGAAAAATCCAGTTTACAGGAAAATCATCTTACATCGTATCATTGCCAAAAGATTGGATTAAAGATCAAGGTCTAAAACAAGGAGACCAGGTTACAGTTGGAAGAAATGGAAGTACCATATTAGAAGTCAAACCTGTTAGTTTTGGAAAAACTTCAGTAGACGAATCTTCAAATCTAATAATTTCTCCAGAGGATGAAAAATCTACAATAGTTAGAAAACTAATAGCACTATACTTTTTGAACTCAAAAACAATCAATGTAAAACCAAAAACAGGTACACGAATTTCTCCAACTCATAGAATTGCAATTAGAAATGCTGTCAAAAAAGTTCTGATGGGAACTGAGATTACAGCAGATTCTACAGATGGAATTACTGTCCAGGTATTGATCAATTTAGTGGAATTGTCAGTTGATGGCGCTTTCAAAAGAATGCTATCCATGGCAAAATCCATGCAGACAGACGCTCTATTATCATTAAAAGAAGGTAATGATGAACTGGCACAAGAAGTAATCAATTCAGATGATGATGTAGATAGATTTGGTTTTTACATTATTAGACAATTAACAATAGCCATTGAAAATCAACACATGCTTGAAGAGATGGGATTTAAAAATTCCAGAGATTGTTTAGGATATCGAGTCATTGTAAAAAATATAGAAAGAATTGGAGATCACGCAGTTACCCTAGCCCAAGATGCCATTGATATCAAAAAACCAATCAAAGGTAAGATAATGACCAACATTGAAAAAATGAATGATTTTGCACTAACAGCCATAGACAATACATGTTTGGCATTGTTCAAAAATGACTATCTAGAGGCCGAAAATGCAATCAAAGAATCTAACAATATCAAAAAATATGAAGATGATGTTCTAAAAGCCTTAGAGCAATCAAAGAATTCTGCAGAGATTTTCAGAGTTAGAAGAATTGCCGAAAATATACGAAGAATTGCTGAATATGCAAGCGATATTGGCGAAATTGTTGTAAACATGAATATTGAGAAAGTTACCAAAAAGAACTAG
- a CDS encoding dihydrofolate reductase family protein gives MANSKPKVTLSAAITLDGKIGQKNKQIVLSSKTDKIRVHKLRSKSDAILVGKNTVEQDDPLLTVRYAKGKNPIRIILDSHGTIKNNSKIIKTCKRVPTIIVTSEIISKPNLNRLQKLPIDVIVCGKTQVNITKLLSILSKKGIKTVLLEGGGTLNRSFLKKNLIDEMIIALTPYVLGSKNTVSLFEGMSFPELKTKLPLKLKNVQKSGNEIILNYKI, from the coding sequence GTGGCAAACTCTAAACCAAAAGTTACTCTTAGTGCTGCCATAACTCTTGACGGAAAAATTGGCCAAAAGAATAAACAAATTGTTTTGTCCTCAAAAACTGATAAAATACGAGTCCATAAACTTCGTTCAAAATCTGATGCCATACTTGTTGGTAAAAATACTGTAGAGCAAGATGATCCGCTCTTAACAGTCAGATATGCTAAAGGAAAAAATCCAATTCGAATAATTCTTGATTCCCATGGAACAATCAAGAATAATTCAAAAATAATTAAAACATGTAAACGTGTTCCAACAATAATTGTAACATCTGAAATTATATCAAAACCAAATCTAAATCGCTTACAAAAATTACCTATTGATGTAATTGTATGTGGAAAAACTCAAGTGAACATAACAAAACTGCTATCCATCTTATCAAAAAAGGGAATTAAGACTGTACTATTAGAAGGTGGAGGAACACTAAATCGTTCTTTTTTAAAAAAAAATCTAATTGATGAAATGATTATTGCATTAACTCCTTATGTTTTAGGTTCAAAAAATACTGTTAGTTTGTTTGAAGGAATGTCTTTTCCAGAGCTAAAAACAAAATTGCCTCTAAAATTAAAAAATGTTCAAAAAAGTGGTAATGAAATTATTTTAAATTATAAAATTTAA
- a CDS encoding amidohydrolase family protein, protein MILKNISILYGNELKLIESTSVQIKNEKFQKISKNISSKEKSIDCSNLLLIPGFVNSHTHIADSIGKDLSINADVNSKIHPMFGLKQKLLKETPKSSLSKYIKKSAKSMIKKGITTFIDFREGGLDGVLLLKSALDNIPIRCVILGRIDYYNTKNEIKQNLSFPNENTKKLTQLLKNCDGIGISGTNENASSNLKSYSKTKKIRAIHAAETQDSVNTSKKITGKTEVQRAMLLNPSFLIHMTFATNNDLKLAAKNTRGIVVCPRANSALSEGIPNISLMQKFGCNLTIGTDNVMINSPDIFREMDYLWKVTMGISQARFNPKEILKMATVNAGKMLNQKIGCIKENYLADCIFIDKNSLDLEPMNNVHASIVHRASEKSIKAVMIGGEIVSGKL, encoded by the coding sequence TTGATTCTAAAAAATATTAGCATACTTTATGGAAATGAATTAAAATTAATAGAATCTACTAGTGTACAGATTAAAAATGAAAAATTTCAAAAGATTTCAAAAAACATTTCTTCAAAAGAAAAATCTATTGATTGTTCAAATTTATTATTAATTCCTGGCTTCGTAAATTCTCATACACATATTGCAGATTCAATTGGAAAAGATTTGTCAATTAATGCAGATGTCAATTCAAAAATTCATCCAATGTTTGGATTAAAACAAAAGTTACTCAAAGAAACTCCTAAATCGTCATTATCAAAATATATAAAAAAATCTGCAAAATCAATGATCAAAAAAGGAATTACAACATTTATTGATTTTAGAGAAGGTGGTTTAGACGGTGTATTACTACTAAAATCTGCTTTAGATAATATTCCTATCCGTTGTGTAATTTTAGGAAGAATTGATTATTACAATACAAAAAATGAAATCAAACAAAATCTTTCTTTCCCTAATGAAAATACCAAAAAATTAACTCAATTATTGAAAAACTGTGACGGAATTGGAATCAGTGGAACAAATGAAAATGCTAGTTCAAACCTAAAATCATATTCAAAAACAAAAAAAATTCGTGCAATTCATGCAGCTGAGACACAAGATAGTGTAAATACCTCTAAAAAAATAACTGGAAAAACAGAGGTTCAAAGAGCCATGCTTCTTAATCCATCATTTCTAATTCACATGACTTTTGCAACAAACAATGATTTGAAACTTGCAGCAAAAAATACACGTGGAATTGTTGTTTGTCCTCGCGCAAATTCTGCGTTATCTGAAGGAATTCCTAACATTTCATTAATGCAAAAGTTTGGTTGTAACCTTACAATTGGAACAGATAATGTAATGATTAATTCTCCAGATATTTTTCGAGAAATGGATTATCTATGGAAAGTGACAATGGGTATTTCTCAAGCTAGATTTAATCCAAAAGAGATATTGAAAATGGCTACTGTAAACGCAGGTAAAATGCTAAATCAGAAAATTGGCTGTATCAAAGAAAATTATCTTGCAGATTGTATTTTTATAGACAAAAATTCACTTGATTTGGAACCAATGAATAATGTACATGCATCTATAGTTCATCGCGCTTCTGAAAAATCAATTAAAGCTGTAATGATTGGAGGTGAAATTGTTAGTGGCAAACTCTAA
- a CDS encoding GTP cyclohydrolase IIa, with protein MIQLTIMKITGYGPWTLTLGFDREHELQMLQSKLYNKLQELFSKKNCLVFLNRSDEYFAVTNGLSLDDHVAIQKELESSFDIKLSMSIGYGENPYDANLDAYEAKKSQKFLNEQYSIFGTLNGHSEHSVTVMHLDVDDITSIRKKSMSPYDTSSLMFKIYSRMSEYFLSKNSLTFFMGGDNFMVVTNSEFKTFAKDFIQICKDEFQIELNCGIGTASTSRDAVKLATESLDTIREIRDAGKEKPEIYELN; from the coding sequence ATGATTCAACTAACAATAATGAAAATTACAGGATATGGCCCATGGACACTAACTTTAGGATTTGACCGTGAACATGAATTACAAATGTTACAATCAAAATTATACAATAAACTTCAAGAATTATTCTCAAAGAAAAATTGTCTAGTATTTCTCAATCGTTCTGATGAATACTTTGCAGTCACAAATGGTCTTTCACTTGATGATCATGTAGCAATACAAAAAGAATTAGAGTCATCTTTTGATATCAAACTTTCAATGTCAATTGGCTATGGAGAAAATCCATACGATGCAAATTTAGATGCATATGAAGCAAAAAAATCTCAAAAATTCCTAAATGAACAATATTCTATTTTTGGAACACTAAATGGACATTCAGAACATTCTGTTACTGTAATGCACTTGGATGTCGATGATATAACATCTATAAGAAAAAAGAGCATGTCTCCATATGATACTTCATCATTAATGTTCAAAATTTATTCAAGAATGTCGGAATATTTTCTATCAAAAAATTCACTTACATTTTTCATGGGTGGTGATAATTTCATGGTTGTAACAAACTCTGAATTCAAAACTTTTGCAAAAGATTTCATTCAAATATGTAAAGATGAATTTCAAATTGAACTAAACTGTGGAATAGGTACTGCATCAACTTCTAGAGATGCAGTAAAACTTGCAACAGAATCCCTAGATACAATAAGAGAAATTAGAGATGCAGGAAAAGAAAAACCTGAAATCTATGAATTAAATTGA
- the ribH gene encoding 6,7-dimethyl-8-ribityllumazine synthase, whose product MKIAIVVAEFNQKITSRMYDVALETAKKLNLDVIHTSNVPGIFDMPLVIDKLLQRSDVDAVVTLGAVIKGQTKHDEVIAHSTARNIAKLSVKHQKPVSLGISGPGMQVRQAYARIRPVSENAVNAVFKVHNEIKEIEK is encoded by the coding sequence TTGAAAATTGCAATAGTGGTAGCAGAATTTAACCAAAAAATCACGTCGCGTATGTATGATGTAGCATTAGAAACTGCAAAGAAACTCAATCTTGATGTAATTCATACCAGTAATGTACCTGGAATTTTTGATATGCCGTTAGTCATTGACAAGTTATTGCAAAGAAGTGATGTTGATGCGGTAGTAACTTTAGGTGCGGTAATCAAAGGTCAAACAAAACATGATGAAGTTATTGCACATTCAACTGCAAGAAACATTGCTAAATTATCAGTTAAACACCAAAAACCTGTATCCCTTGGAATTTCAGGTCCTGGAATGCAAGTAAGACAAGCATATGCAAGAATTAGACCTGTTTCTGAAAATGCAGTCAATGCAGTCTTTAAAGTTCACAATGAAATTAAGGAAATAGAAAAATGA
- the ribB gene encoding 3,4-dihydroxy-2-butanone-4-phosphate synthase: MTFDSALSSLKQGEFVMIHDSDGRENEIDMVVAAEFVTPEHIVRMRKHAGGLLCLAIDNSLAEKLQLKYMHNMLSASNELDEESKKMIMGTAPYGDHPTFSISINHKQTYTGITDRDRALTIKEMSTLYKNENPKQYFNSTFKTPGHVPLLIASNGLLSSRTGHTEMSVYLAQLANLSPITAICEMMDSETYSALSVDKAEKYAKENAIPFIDGKELLEFSKVN, from the coding sequence ATGACATTTGATTCTGCCCTTTCATCACTGAAACAAGGTGAATTTGTAATGATTCATGATTCTGATGGCCGTGAAAATGAAATTGATATGGTCGTTGCAGCAGAGTTTGTCACACCTGAACATATAGTTCGAATGAGAAAACATGCTGGTGGTTTACTTTGTCTTGCAATTGATAATTCTCTTGCAGAAAAATTACAGCTAAAATACATGCATAACATGTTATCTGCATCAAATGAACTTGATGAAGAATCCAAAAAAATGATTATGGGGACTGCACCATATGGTGATCATCCAACATTTTCAATTAGTATTAATCATAAACAAACCTATACCGGAATTACAGATAGAGATAGAGCATTAACTATCAAAGAAATGTCCACCTTATACAAAAATGAAAATCCAAAACAATACTTCAATTCTACTTTTAAAACTCCAGGACATGTTCCATTATTGATTGCATCAAATGGCCTTCTTTCTTCTAGAACCGGTCATACTGAAATGTCCGTTTATCTTGCACAGTTAGCAAATCTTTCTCCAATTACTGCCATATGTGAAATGATGGACTCAGAAACATATTCTGCATTGTCAGTTGATAAAGCAGAAAAATATGCAAAAGAAAATGCAATTCCTTTCATTGATGGCAAGGAATTACTTGAATTTTCAAAGGTGAATTAA
- a CDS encoding tRNA (cytidine(56)-2'-O)-methyltransferase: MKIEVLRIGQRVIRDDRVTTHVALVARAFGASKIYMNEVDPEIENTIKRMNKTWGGEFEVEFFEDWKKVLKSKIEEYKIVHLTMYGEKIDDVAKEIRKNQNILIVVGAEKVPRTIYEKSDYNVSVSNQPHSEISALAIVLDRLHKGKQFDMKFDNSDRTIIPTKKGKKVVSK; this comes from the coding sequence ATGAAAATTGAAGTTTTAAGAATTGGACAGCGAGTTATACGTGATGATAGAGTAACAACACACGTTGCACTAGTAGCAAGGGCATTTGGAGCATCAAAAATTTACATGAATGAAGTAGATCCTGAGATTGAAAATACGATTAAAAGAATGAACAAAACTTGGGGAGGAGAGTTTGAAGTGGAATTTTTTGAGGATTGGAAAAAGGTCCTAAAATCAAAAATTGAAGAATACAAAATTGTTCATTTGACAATGTATGGAGAGAAAATTGATGATGTTGCAAAAGAGATTAGAAAAAATCAAAATATCTTAATTGTTGTAGGAGCTGAAAAGGTGCCTAGAACAATTTATGAAAAATCTGACTATAACGTATCAGTTTCAAACCAACCACACTCAGAAATTAGTGCATTAGCTATAGTTCTGGATAGGCTTCACAAAGGAAAACAGTTTGATATGAAATTTGATAATTCTGATAGAACAATAATTCCTACAAAAAAAGGGAAAAAAGTAGTTTCAAAGTAA
- a CDS encoding zinc-binding dehydrogenase — MKAVVYREYAPDDNYAKILKVEDIDSPKPKPDEVVFTNKASALNYNDIWGMRGVPIAIPLPHVSGSDVAGDVIAVGEDVKGFKVGDRVVSHSNLACRVCSACTSGREFDCTRRQVWGFQTGPLWGAYSEEVHLPEVNVSHIPEGVSYEDAAAASMTILTSWHMLVGRAKITPGQTVLVMGGGSGVGSFAIQIAKLYNCDVIATASPDKLDKCLELGADHAVDHRQEDWSKQVFKISKEIAKTKGQAPGIDLSFDHIGETHFNKQLQLLKYGATLVSCGATTGYDAKIDLRHIFFKGINVLGSTQGTKAELDEGLYWMGQGKIKAAVDSVYTFEQAAEAHTKMLSGKFFGKILLKPEGA; from the coding sequence ATGAAAGCAGTTGTGTATCGTGAATATGCCCCTGATGATAATTATGCAAAAATCCTCAAGGTTGAAGACATTGATTCACCAAAACCAAAACCAGATGAGGTAGTTTTTACAAATAAAGCATCTGCTCTAAACTATAATGATATTTGGGGAATGAGAGGTGTTCCAATTGCAATTCCTCTACCACACGTTTCAGGTTCCGATGTTGCAGGAGATGTTATTGCAGTTGGTGAAGATGTAAAAGGTTTCAAAGTTGGCGATAGAGTTGTTTCTCATTCTAATCTAGCATGCAGAGTTTGTAGTGCTTGTACAAGCGGAAGAGAATTTGATTGTACCCGAAGACAAGTTTGGGGGTTCCAAACCGGTCCGCTATGGGGTGCATACAGTGAAGAAGTTCATCTACCAGAAGTTAATGTTTCACATATTCCAGAAGGAGTATCATATGAAGATGCAGCAGCAGCATCCATGACAATTTTAACCTCATGGCACATGTTAGTTGGAAGAGCAAAAATTACTCCAGGTCAAACCGTACTTGTTATGGGTGGCGGTTCTGGTGTCGGAAGTTTTGCAATTCAAATTGCTAAATTATACAACTGTGATGTTATTGCAACTGCTAGTCCTGACAAACTTGATAAATGTCTTGAATTAGGTGCAGATCATGCAGTAGATCATAGACAAGAAGACTGGAGTAAACAAGTCTTCAAAATTTCAAAAGAAATTGCTAAAACAAAAGGTCAAGCACCAGGAATTGATTTATCATTTGATCATATTGGTGAAACTCACTTTAACAAGCAACTACAATTGCTCAAATACGGTGCAACTCTAGTTTCATGTGGCGCAACAACAGGCTATGATGCCAAAATCGATCTTAGACACATATTCTTTAAGGGAATTAATGTTCTAGGTTCAACACAAGGAACAAAGGCTGAACTTGATGAAGGTCTATACTGGATGGGTCAAGGAAAAATTAAAGCCGCAGTTGACTCAGTTTATACATTTGAGCAAGCAGCAGAGGCTCACACAAAAATGCTATCTGGTAAGTTCTTCGGCAAAATCCTTTTGAAGCCTGAAGGCGCATAG
- a CDS encoding PUA domain-containing protein: MDPFEKISHSVDTLFGTGVSKNIPKDIDFKMSKKTGRIRAVYHNGLLLFTPRTDGGIAMSIYCAELFSKNKKFINDYCIEVDADSKPFVEQGKSVFCQHVKRCGSKIEIGSDVPIFFKKQIIAVGKSILSSNMIKTQSRGMAIRVRDSLKSQTDGDQS; encoded by the coding sequence ATGGACCCATTTGAAAAAATTTCACATTCAGTTGATACATTATTTGGAACCGGAGTATCAAAGAATATTCCAAAGGATATTGATTTCAAAATGTCAAAAAAGACCGGCAGAATTAGAGCCGTTTACCATAACGGTTTGTTGTTATTTACTCCAAGGACAGATGGTGGAATTGCAATGTCGATTTATTGTGCAGAACTGTTTTCAAAAAATAAGAAATTCATCAATGACTATTGCATAGAAGTTGATGCTGATTCAAAGCCATTTGTAGAACAGGGAAAGTCAGTTTTCTGTCAACATGTGAAACGGTGTGGCTCTAAGATAGAAATTGGCTCAGACGTGCCTATATTTTTCAAAAAACAGATAATTGCTGTGGGAAAATCAATCCTTTCTTCAAATATGATTAAGACCCAATCTAGAGGTATGGCGATAAGAGTTCGAGATAGTTTAAAATCTCAGACTGATGGAGATCAATCATAA
- a CDS encoding nascent polypeptide-associated complex protein, with amino-acid sequence MMGGGGRGGNRQMRRMMDKMGMDMEEVNNVQEVIIKTDKKEIIISKPAVTEMKTKDSSIFQVVADSYEEKELEVQIFSDEDISLICQQANVDEEAAKNALQECDGDLARAILLLTTN; translated from the coding sequence ATGATGGGTGGTGGCGGACGTGGCGGAAATCGTCAAATGCGAAGAATGATGGATAAGATGGGCATGGACATGGAAGAGGTCAATAATGTCCAAGAAGTCATAATTAAGACTGACAAAAAAGAGATCATAATTAGTAAACCAGCAGTTACTGAAATGAAGACAAAAGATTCAAGTATTTTTCAGGTAGTGGCTGATTCTTATGAAGAAAAGGAATTAGAGGTTCAAATTTTCAGCGACGAGGATATTTCACTGATATGTCAACAGGCTAATGTGGATGAGGAAGCGGCCAAAAACGCCCTCCAAGAATGTGATGGCGATCTAGCCAGAGCGATCTTACTGCTTACCACAAATTGA
- the hflX gene encoding GTPase HflX, whose protein sequence is MKSCILITNVNENISLEAKSLCEAAQYNVLYTIKVDDLQKRKYGITESKVEELEEKLEKLKPDVIVFDELLKPNQNYSLAAKLKIEIVDRESLILEIFENRASSAESKLQVKLAQLRYERARAKERVRLAKGGEQPGFMGIGKYDIDAYYDDIKNRGTVIKKKLEKAGKQRALHRQGRDRLGFKTISLAGYTSAGKTTLFNNLTGETKEKSAELFTTLTTTTRRLKLGREISLITDTVGFISKLPAYMIEAFKSTLEELIFTDIILLVIDSLDDDELMKKKFSTCYKTLVELGVERKNMIFLFNKSESIDDKKFLHVMNNLKIDEVENCLDVSALTGKNLTDLKQILQKRFYGKTE, encoded by the coding sequence TTGAAATCGTGCATTTTAATCACAAATGTGAATGAAAATATCAGTTTAGAGGCAAAATCACTATGTGAGGCAGCCCAATACAATGTACTTTACACGATAAAAGTCGACGATTTACAAAAAAGAAAATATGGAATTACCGAATCAAAGGTTGAAGAATTAGAAGAAAAACTTGAGAAATTAAAGCCAGATGTTATAGTATTTGATGAACTTTTGAAGCCAAATCAAAATTACAGCCTTGCTGCAAAATTAAAGATAGAAATTGTCGATAGAGAGTCCTTAATTTTAGAAATTTTTGAAAATAGAGCAAGCAGTGCAGAATCTAAACTGCAGGTAAAGTTAGCACAATTAAGATATGAAAGAGCAAGAGCCAAAGAACGAGTTAGATTAGCAAAAGGTGGAGAACAACCTGGTTTCATGGGAATTGGAAAGTATGACATTGACGCATACTATGATGATATTAAAAATAGAGGTACCGTGATTAAAAAGAAATTAGAAAAAGCTGGAAAACAAAGAGCGTTACACAGACAAGGAAGAGACAGATTAGGATTCAAGACAATTTCATTAGCAGGATATACATCAGCAGGAAAAACTACTCTATTCAATAATTTAACAGGTGAGACAAAAGAGAAGAGTGCAGAATTATTTACAACACTAACAACTACAACAAGAAGATTAAAGCTTGGAAGAGAGATTTCACTAATTACAGATACAGTAGGTTTTATCAGTAAATTACCAGCATACATGATAGAGGCATTCAAATCAACACTAGAAGAATTAATTTTTACAGATATTATCTTATTAGTAATAGATTCACTAGACGACGATGAGTTAATGAAAAAGAAATTTTCTACTTGTTATAAAACACTAGTTGAGTTAGGTGTTGAAAGAAAAAATATGATTTTTCTATTTAATAAATCAGAATCAATAGATGATAAGAAATTTTTACATGTAATGAATAATTTGAAAATTGACGAAGTTGAAAACTGTTTAGATGTATCAGCTCTAACTGGAAAAAATTTAACAGATCTAAAACAGATATTGCAAAAAAGATTTTATGGAAAAACTGAGTAA
- a CDS encoding riboflavin synthase, giving the protein MFTGIITSTGKIKKIEQNTKNRSAIKVSVDLGKDSKGLKIGQSVALNGVCLSATKIAKNTCTFEMIDETMKKTDLGNLKVGSLVNVERSLKVGERLEGHFVLGHVDGVAQIKKIEKKPKEVKIWFKIPKNLKKYVVQKGSIALDGISLTVVDVKNDLASVCLIPHTIEITNFKTKNIDDKLNIETDVLGKYILK; this is encoded by the coding sequence ATGTTCACTGGAATAATTACTAGTACTGGAAAAATTAAAAAAATTGAACAAAATACAAAAAATCGTAGTGCAATTAAGGTATCAGTTGATCTTGGTAAAGATTCTAAAGGATTGAAAATTGGTCAAAGTGTTGCACTGAATGGTGTTTGTCTTAGTGCAACTAAAATTGCAAAAAACACTTGCACATTTGAAATGATTGATGAAACAATGAAAAAAACAGATCTAGGAAATCTAAAAGTTGGAAGTTTAGTTAACGTAGAAAGAAGTTTAAAAGTTGGTGAAAGACTAGAAGGTCATTTTGTTTTAGGTCATGTAGATGGTGTTGCTCAAATTAAAAAAATAGAGAAAAAACCAAAAGAAGTAAAAATTTGGTTTAAAATTCCAAAGAATTTAAAAAAATATGTTGTTCAAAAAGGCTCAATTGCTTTAGATGGAATTAGTTTAACTGTAGTTGATGTAAAAAATGATCTAGCATCTGTATGTCTTATTCCTCATACAATTGAAATTACAAACTTCAAAACAAAAAACATTGATGATAAACTAAACATTGAGACTGACGTACTAGGAAAATACATCTTAAAATAA
- a CDS encoding transcription factor: MVDKYEDPFVKISAMIGGDEYLKVARSLLKTEDATDEEIASSTGLRINMVRRVLYDLFGKGLITGVRVKDERKGWFVYRWRSRRDEVENFIENQKKKILDRLQKRLDYENSSDFYHCGNEDCSRETFENSLELFFKCPSCGQVLKRDDTDIRKHEKTRKSFSKKIDQIKGDMRV, from the coding sequence ATGGTTGACAAGTATGAAGACCCTTTTGTAAAAATTTCAGCAATGATTGGAGGAGATGAATATCTCAAAGTTGCTCGATCTTTGTTAAAAACCGAAGATGCAACAGACGAAGAAATTGCTTCTTCAACAGGTCTTAGAATTAACATGGTTAGAAGAGTGTTGTATGATTTGTTTGGAAAAGGTTTGATTACAGGAGTTCGTGTTAAAGATGAAAGAAAAGGTTGGTTTGTTTACAGATGGCGTTCAAGAAGAGATGAAGTTGAGAATTTCATTGAAAACCAAAAGAAGAAAATTCTCGATAGATTACAAAAAAGACTAGATTACGAAAATTCTTCTGACTTTTACCATTGTGGAAATGAAGATTGTTCAAGAGAAACATTTGAAAATTCATTGGAATTATTTTTCAAATGTCCATCATGTGGTCAAGTTCTAAAACGTGACGACACAGATATTAGAAAACATGAAAAAACGAGAAAAAGTTTTTCAAAGAAAATTGATCAGATTAAAGGCGACATGAGAGTTTAA